The following coding sequences are from one Nicotiana tomentosiformis chromosome 3, ASM39032v3, whole genome shotgun sequence window:
- the LOC104121455 gene encoding transcription termination factor MTERF15, mitochondrial-like produces MYRFRFQLFYSTAAAAATSRNNLLAEMLVNSLGFSTEKAISTSAKVTFLKPGNNKPQLVINFFQQIGLDKTHIKTLVCATPSLLFSDVDKTLKPKIKVLQELGLSGSDIAKVLSKTGIFLLSSLENTIRRNISYLRQLLGSDDSLAKAIRKDSKILWYNAPKVMSPNVAFLRNLGFSGKDIEKLILRDPRILLLKETKWLENAVHRVERNLHIPRDSNMFIYGFMVTASLGESCLEMKLRTFRRFGWSDLEILTLVQKLPLCLTSSEARLGKGLNFFMKELAGYLASHPALLTFSLEKRVLPRHEILKLLDQKKLAKSSLNLYTALMVPESKFLNSYVLPYTDETPELYELYMNSRR; encoded by the coding sequence ATGTATCGCTTCAGGTTTCAACTTTTCTACTCCACAGCTGCTGCTGCTGCAACTTCCCGCAACAATTTGTTGGCGGAAATGCTAGTGAATTCACTTGGTTTCTCCACAGAAAAAGCTATTTCTACTAGCGCCAAGGTAACTTTCTTGAAACCTGGAAACAACAAGCCTCAATTAGTCATCAATTTCTTCCAACAAATTGGTTTGGACAAGACCCACATCAAAACCCTTGTTTGTGCCACCCCTAGTTTGCTGTTTTCTGATGTTGACAAAACCCTTAAACCCAAAATTAAGGTTCTTCAAGAACTTGGATTATCTGGGTCCGACATAGCTAAAGTCCTCTCAAAAACTGGGATTTTCTTGCTTTCTAGTCTTGAAAATACAATCAGACGCAATATTAGTTATCTCCGACAACTGTTAGGTAGTGATGATTCTCTTGCTAAAGCCATTAGGAAAGACTCTAAAATCCTTTGGTATAATGCCCCTAAAGTAATGTCACCCAATGTAGCTTTCCTGCGAAATCTTGGGTTTTCAGGTAAGGATATCGAGAAGCTTATTCTACGAGATCCAAGGATTCTTCTTCTAAAAGAGACTAAGTGGCTTGAGAATGCAGTGCATCGAGTAGAAAGGAATTTACACATTCCTCGGGACTCCAACATGTTTATCTATGGATTTATGGTTACTGCATCCCTTGGGGAATCATGTTTGGAGATGAAATTAAGAACTTTCAGGAGATTTGGGTGGTCCGATTTGGAAATTCTTACACTGGTGCAGAAACTTCCTTTATGCTTGACCTCATCAGAGGCTAGGCTTGGAAAAGGATTGAATTTTTTCATGAAGGAGCTTGCCGGTTACCTGGCTTCTCACCCCGCTCTCTTAACATTCAGCTTGGAGAAGAGGGTATTGCCTAGGCATGAAATCTTGAAACTTCTTGACCAGAAGAAGCTGGCAAAGAGTAGCCTAAATCTTTATACTGCTCTGATGGTGCCTGAATCAAAATTTTTGAATAGTTATGTGCTGCCTTATACAGATGAGACGCCTGAGCTCTATGAGTTATACATGAATAGTAGACGATAG
- the LOC104121456 gene encoding transcription termination factor MTERF4, chloroplastic-like, whose amino-acid sequence MSGFLNNGVKHLLHVYRFRFHVFYSTAAAATSQTEFLVETLVNSLGFSQREALSTSAKVSRLRPRNYNPNSVLNFLEHVGLDKTHIKKVVSSVPTLLLCDVDKYLKPKIETLKEVGLCGSEDLVKIIKNSGCYFSTRVGCAIRQNVDYLHTLLFNDDFVAKIIKRHPNVFFSYAFHEVMPPNISLLQNLGFSSVDIEKLMLWNPRILTQKAERLKDLVDRVEKTFFLSRDCNMFIHGVYALAWLDELTVKKRLEIFRSFGWSDSDIFTLVQTCPLCLTKSEAKIKNALNFLMKELGYESHYLASHPTFLTCSLEKRVLPRHNVLKLLSQKEPTKCSLNLYTAVICSESKFLERYVLPFKDEMPEVYDLYIKSRMSIGR is encoded by the exons ATGTCTGGGTTTCTCAACAATGGCGTTAAGCATCTCCTTCACGTTTATCGCTTCAGATTTCATGTCTTTTACTCAACAGCTGCTGCCGCAACTTCCCAAACCGAATTCTTGGTAGAAACACTAGTGAACTCACTTGGCTTCTCCCAACGAGAAGCCCTTTCTACAAGTGCCAAGGTAAGTCGCTTGAGACCCAGAAATTATAACCCTAATTCAGTGCTCAATTTCTTGGAACACGTCGGTTTAGACAAGACCCATATCAAAAAGGTTGTTTCTTCAGTCCCCACATTGCTGCTTTGTGATGTAGATAAATACCTTAAGCCCAAAATTGAAACTCTTAAAGAAGTTGGGTTATGTGGGTCAGAGGACCTTGTCAAAATCATCAAAAACAGTGGATGTTATTTCAGCACTAGGGTAGGGTGTGCTATCAGACAAAATGTTGATTATCTTCACACCCTATTATTTAATGATGATTTTGTTGCTAAGATCATTAAGAGGCATCCTAATGTATTTTTTAGTTATGCATTTCATGAAGTAATGCCACCCAATATATCATTGCTGCAAAATCTTGGGTTTTCAAGTGTTGATATAGAGAAGCTTATGCTTTGGAATCCTAGAATTTTGACACAAAAGGCTGAGCGCCTCAAAGACTTAGTGGATCGAGTAGAAaaaactttctttctttctcgCGATTGCAACATGTTCATACATGGGGTTTATGCACTTGCATGGCTTGACGAGTTGACGGTGAAAAAGAGATTAGAAATCTTCAGGAGCTTCGGGTGGTCTGACTCGGATATTTTTACATTGGTCCAAACATGTCCTCTCTGTTTGACAAAATCCGAAGCTAAGATAAAAAATGCATTAAATTTTTTAATGAAGGAACTTGGATATGAGTCTCATTACCTGGCTTCTCATCCCACGTTTTTGACATGTAGCTTGGAGAAAAGAGTTCTGCCTAGACATAATGTTTTGAAGCTACTCAGCCAAAAGGAGCCGACAAAGTGTAGTCTGAACCTTTATACTGCTGTGATATGTTCTGAGTCGAAGTTCTTAGAAAGATATGTGCTtcctttcaaggatgaaatgcctGAGGTCTATGATTTGTACATCAAAAGTAGAAT gagcatcGGAAGATAA